Genomic DNA from Pseudophryne corroboree isolate aPseCor3 unplaced genomic scaffold, aPseCor3.hap2 scaffold_585, whole genome shotgun sequence:
ggatacatagggtcctgataatgtcgaggatacatagggtcctgttaaagtagtggatacatagggtcttggtgcagggatggatacatagggttctgataatgtcgaggatacatagggtcctgttaaagtagtggatagatagggtcctgctgcagtggtggatacatagggtcctggtaaagtgtaggatgcatatggtcctgttaaagtggtggaaacattggtacttgctgcagcagtggatacagagtatactggtaaagtggtggatacataggttactgttgcagtggtggatacatagggtcctggtaaagtggtggatacatctgttcctgctgcaggggtggatacagattctcctggtaaagtggtgtatagataggttccaggtgcagcgctcgttgcatactctctgtgtgtagagcttgttacatagtctccacgtgtacagctggatacaaaggttcctgctgtagcattggatatacaagaaggattatctgatctggacattctttgtctttcttctgtcaacagttgcatgaaagtggaaatcatgcgtgtgatggtaatagtctcatactgccatgctagcatttgatttatactgtgctgcatctgttggtagttgattgctgccacattctgtgatgaaacaagatgatcgtaaaaatttgcaagagtgacaagtgcttgattctgttgtctttgtgttgtgttgagaatctgtatattattattcagctgatttatttgatgttcaatttttttcatttcttcatttctattcctctcaattagctgcatggtttcctttaaagaatcctgttggctaatggtttgtgatctgctaacgtcacattctgtgtgtataaaaagttctaggtacagttaatacatcaatttacagacaatttattaagtatagttagaagaaccaaaaaatcaagttataaaaaaaccagtatctattaatgatagtggatctcattaaaatctatgttttatacattaaaaaaatttaccttgatttgtagagtccaggaattggtcttgaagaccatggtcaattacactagaatgtgcagtctctgcattcaATTCCACCTGGTTGGTATCTTCTGTATCAATATTACTTTTCTGGCTGTGCAATACAGGCTCCTCATTAATGTTATCCTGTGTCTGTGTGGCAGTCACCATGTTGCTTTCTATGGCTTAAAACATAATAGATAAATACCATTAATCTTAAACATAGTTTTTAACCATATTGAATATCAATGATAGTACATTTTAATTATATTGATCAAAATAAATACCTTTATCTAACATTAAAGGGTTTAGCATGGTTGAATTTTCTTCCTCCATGAAAGGATCATCCATTGTTGATTGTTCTTGCCTCATGGATGTTTCATTTACCGTGGAAGTCTCTACCGTAGTGGAACTTTGAACCACAGAAGAATATTCTTGCATCATTGATGTTTGGTCCGCCGTGGAATGATCATCCACTCTTGCCGAATGTTTCAGCATTGATGGTTCGGCCACAAAGGAAGTATCATCCACTGTCGAAGTATGTTGCAGCATTGATGGTTGGTCCAACATGGTAGCATGGTCCGCTGTTGCATCATGATGCAGCATTGATGGTTCGTCCACCATGGAAGGATTGTCCaatgttaaaatatgtggcatcactgatggttcatccgcagttggaggaaaattgtctgtcataactgtttttgtttcagaaaaagaaactttccttgaaattgttgtaaaggaacctgaaataaataataggtatatttaacattgcatacatataaatacataatatttgatagacattacaatatttctagcattataaaactgtgtaaagcatacctcaaaaatgtatttacttatatttttttactaatattttttaatacatataatattttattatatttattattattattttattacaacaGAAAAAAAGCCTTTTTGGCTCAATAATATAGCTTCTAATCCAATTTTTGATTTATTTCTACAACATAGGGTAAAACATTATAGCTAGCACAATATTATTTTACAGTAGGAGGGCAtgtttataaaattagaataagatgctagatagcatgtgtgtatgtttttaggttcaacgctaactcaggaaagtaggtagcaatttacaacacactgtggaaatatttgactaaaaatctgtaaaaaaaaaaggtgagtCTAATACAAAGCTCTAACACTTATCTGTGTGGCCGGTAAGGGGGTGACAGTTAAAAATCATTACTGGTCGGCCTTGCGTGGATGAATAGTGACAAGACATAAGTGTATGGAGAAGGGTTGTCGGTACTTAGTTATATAGTAAAAAATTTCAACATGGGTTTTTAATTCTGTTTTTGTTCTCACATTCCtcgttaagtgatgtgttgtgtaaggtgcctagctcagctaccgctgtattatttgcaggttcccattcccaattgttgtccaagttgatcct
This window encodes:
- the LOC135034635 gene encoding serine-rich adhesin for platelets-like isoform X2, which gives rise to MTDNFPPTADEPSVMPHILTLDNPSMVDEPSMLHHDATADHATMLDQPSMLQHTSTVDDTSFVAEPSMLKHSARVDDHSTADQTSMMQEYSSVVQSSTTVETSTVNETSMRQEQSTMDDPFMEEENSTMLNPLMLDKAIESNMVTATQTQDNINEEPVLHSQKSNIDTEDTNQVELNAETAHSSVIDHGLQDQFLDSTNQECDVSRSQTISQQDSLKETMQLIERNRNEEMKKIEHQINQLNNNIQILNTTQRQQNQALVTLANFYDHLVSSQNVAAINYQQMQHSINQMLAWQYETITITRMISTFMQLLTEERQRMSRSDNPSCISNATAGTFVSSCTRGDYVTSSTHREYATSAAPGTYLYTTLPGESVSTPAAGTDVSTTLPGPYVSTTATVTYVSTTLPVYSVSTAAASTNVSTTLTGPYASYTLPGPYVSTTAAGPYLSTTLTGPYVSSTLSEPYVSIPAPRPYVSTTLTGPYVSSTLSGPYVSIRETGPCVSSTFAGPYASIPAPRPYVSTTATEPYVCTTVTGHYVSSTLAEPYVSIPASRPYVSTTFTGPYVSSTSAGPYVSTTATEPSVSTTITGHYVSSILAEPYVSIPASRPYVSTTFTGPYVSSTSAGPYVSTTATEPSVSTTVTGHYVSSILAEPYVSIPASRPYVSTTFTGPYVSSTLSGPYVYNNLHGDYVSTAYRGLNVSTTAPGPYLLKPKPGHSESTTGQIASESTADSGPSESTAATGKYKSTAAPVPSEYSPENTNLRSIAVASEVHSRLQLAYRPSSSYDENMDLRVRLERANIQIQHWKRQEANDEDEA
- the LOC135034635 gene encoding serine-rich adhesin for platelets-like isoform X1; translated protein: MTDNFPPTADEPSVMPHILTLDNPSMVDEPSMLHHDATADHATMLDQPSMLQHTSTVDDTSFVAEPSMLKHSARVDDHSTADQTSMMQEYSSVVQSSTTVETSTVNETSMRQEQSTMDDPFMEEENSTMLNPLMLDKAIESNMVTATQTQDNINEEPVLHSQKSNIDTEDTNQVELNAETAHSSVIDHGLQDQFLDSTNQELFIHTECDVSRSQTISQQDSLKETMQLIERNRNEEMKKIEHQINQLNNNIQILNTTQRQQNQALVTLANFYDHLVSSQNVAAINYQQMQHSINQMLAWQYETITITRMISTFMQLLTEERQRMSRSDNPSCISNATAGTFVSSCTRGDYVTSSTHREYATSAAPGTYLYTTLPGESVSTPAAGTDVSTTLPGPYVSTTATVTYVSTTLPVYSVSTAAASTNVSTTLTGPYASYTLPGPYVSTTAAGPYLSTTLTGPYVSSTLSEPYVSIPAPRPYVSTTLTGPYVSSTLSGPYVSIRETGPCVSSTFAGPYASIPAPRPYVSTTATEPYVCTTVTGHYVSSTLAEPYVSIPASRPYVSTTFTGPYVSSTSAGPYVSTTATEPSVSTTITGHYVSSILAEPYVSIPASRPYVSTTFTGPYVSSTSAGPYVSTTATEPSVSTTVTGHYVSSILAEPYVSIPASRPYVSTTFTGPYVSSTLSGPYVYNNLHGDYVSTAYRGLNVSTTAPGPYLLKPKPGHSESTTGQIASESTADSGPSESTAATGKYKSTAAPVPSEYSPENTNLRSIAVASEVHSRLQLAYRPSSSYDENMDLRVRLERANIQIQHWKRQEANDEDEA